A genomic stretch from Hemibagrus wyckioides isolate EC202008001 linkage group LG18, SWU_Hwy_1.0, whole genome shotgun sequence includes:
- the taf9 gene encoding transcription initiation factor TFIID subunit 9: MASPKTVPKDAQVMMQILKDMGITEYEPRVINQMLEFMYRYVTTIIEDAKIYATHAKKSNVDADDIRLAIQCRMDQSFTSPPPRDFLLEVARQKNQTPLPLIKPYAGPRLPPDRYCLTAPNYRLKSLQKKVTSSAGRITVPRLSVGAVSSRPSTPTLATPSVQTMGSKVGTPVSITGQRFTVQIPSSQATSAKSATPTTPGTVQNVLINPSLIGSKNILITTNMVSQNSSSDSGSLKRKHEDDDDYDAS; encoded by the exons ATGGCGTCTCCGAAAACTGTTCCGAAAGATGCACAG GTTATGATGCAGATTTTGAAGGACATGGGAATCACGGAGTATGAGCCGAGGGTCATCAATCAGATGCTGGAGTTCATGTACA GATACGTCACAACCATCATCGAAGATGCCAAAATATACGCCACACACGCTAAGAAGTCCAACGTGGACGCTGACGACATCCGGTTAGCCATCCAGTGTCGAATGGATCAGTCCTTTACGTCACCGCCGCCGCGAGAC TTTCTGCTCGAGGTCGCCAGGCAGAAGAATCAAACCCCGCTGCCCCTGATTAAGCCGTACGCAGGTCCTCGTCTTCCACCGGACCGCTACTGCTTAACTGCCCCGAACTACAGGCTCAAGTCTCTGCAGAAAAAG GTGACTTCCTCGGCGGGGAGAATAACGGTGCCGCGCCTCAGCGTGGGGGCCGTGTCCAGTCGACCAAGCACACCGACTCTCG CTACACCGTCAGTGCAGACGATGGGCTCGAAAGTGGGAACTCCGGTGTCGATAACAGGTCAGCGCTTCACGGTTCAGATCCCGTCCTCTCAAGCAACATCTGCTAAGTCAG CCACCCCGACCACTCCAGGCACGGTCCAGAACGTCCTCATCAATCCCTCTCTCATCGGTTCCAAGAACATCCTCATCACAACCAACATGGTGTCTCAGAACTCATCCAGCGACTCTGGCTCGCTCAAAAGAAAGCACGAAGACGACGATGATTACGACGCCTCATGA